The Helianthus annuus cultivar XRQ/B chromosome 16, HanXRQr2.0-SUNRISE, whole genome shotgun sequence genome includes a window with the following:
- the LOC110917472 gene encoding F-box/FBD/LRR-repeat protein At1g13570-like, whose protein sequence is MHLANNTTVEKFNLVIGLGHSAYKIPSSFFSLKRLTHINLKNCVVHLQSTSFRFERLTSLCFHNVNITNKMLICFISCCPILKSLTLIGEEKHFVGSDQYSDLVQLFQLLPLIEHLEMNCCPVKCFASGVIPQSLANKLVHLRALVLHALSFGKEDELRFVILLVTSSPNLKKIKMEMNCSPTEAMSQTAMNLFELQDYSYVKLDHLDELEITNFGDMKPGMDFLKLILAKSSMLKKVRVVINNNISVSDEVKMLRDVLWNPCASVGAQIKFERA, encoded by the exons ATGCATCTTGCAAACAACACCACTGTTGAGAAGTTTAACCTTGTCATTGGGTTGGGTCATTCTGCCTATAAGATACCCAGTTCCTTCTTTTCTTTGAAGAGGTTAACACATATAAACCTCAAGAACTGTGTTGTTCACCTTCAATCAACCTCTTTTAGGTTTGAGAGGCTCACAAGCTTATGCTTTCATAATGTCAACATCACCAACAAAATGCTTATATGTTTCATAAGTTGCTGCCCTATACTCAAGAGCCTTACTCTG ATTGGAGAGGAAAAGCATTTTGTGGGAAGTGATCAGTATTCTGATCTTGTTCAGCTATTCCAGTTATTGCCTTTGATTGAGCATTTGGAGATGAATTGTTGTCCGGTCAAG TGTTTTGCTTCAGGTGTTATCCCGCAGAGTCTCGCGAACAAGTTAGTCCATCTCAGAGCTCTTGTACTACATGCACTGTCCTTCGGGAAAGAAGATGAGCTACGTTTTGTTATTCTCTTGGTTACTAGCTCTCCaaatttaaagaaaataaaaatggaG ATGAACTGCAGTCCAACAGAAGCAATGTCGCAAACTGCTATGAACCTTTTTGAGTTGCAAGACTACTCGTATGTTAAGCTGGATCATCTTGATGAGTTGGAGATTACAAACTTCGGTGACATGAAACCCGGAATGGATTTTTTGAAGCTTATATTGGCAAAGTCATCTATGCTAAAGAAAGTAAGAGTGGTGATTAACAATAATATATCTGTTAGTGATGAAGTAAAGATGCTAAGAGACGTGCTATGGAATCCATGTGCATCTGTTGGAGCACAAATCAAGTTTGAGCGCGCATAA